The Syngnathus typhle isolate RoL2023-S1 ecotype Sweden linkage group LG11, RoL_Styp_1.0, whole genome shotgun sequence genome contains a region encoding:
- the romo1 gene encoding reactive oxygen species modulator 1 encodes MPVAVAPYGQGQAQPSCFDRVKMGFMMGFAVGMAAGAMFGTFSCLRIGMRGRELIGGVGKTMMQSGGTFGTFMSIGMGIRC; translated from the exons ATGCCCGTGGCTGTCGCACCTTACGGTCAGGGCCAGGCCCAGCCCAGCTGTTTCGACCGGGTCAAGATGGGCTTCATGATGGGCTTTGCTGTGGGCATGGCTGCCGGGGCCATGTTCGGTACTTTCTCCTGTCTCAG AATTGGTATGCGAGGCCGGGAGCTGATTGGAGGAGTGGGCAAGACCATGATGCAGAGCGGGGGCACGTTCGGCACCTTCATGTCTATTGGGATGGGCATCCGCTGCTGA
- the LOC133162139 gene encoding transcriptional regulator Myc-A-like, producing MYILERNMECLPQAFSYLDDEFCPSLKDLQSPPVKAGFSKGDQLSFVSDMLLENHDMELNWNCAFFHSDDEDYGGGGRGRPQSPVAEESGEDSLWRCLASDKSLEEMLSDMDVSIFEGLVGSTLDGQNVLGGWETGEVTSDSCSTGGDVSTYSSSDSEEEIDVVTVGRSPSRQQHDHDDDDDEDEQRVALQRQLHLDIQLQHNYAALPPMSPPASSSNKHSRHHHHHHHSSSSRHLAETEDEEERRRTHNVMERQRRNELKNCFVRLRDNVPELSRNDKASKAVILKKARDCIHGLEENDRRLRAKRDRLGAKQEQLKARLRQLRRPVRW from the exons ATGTACATTTTGGAAAGAAATATGGAGTGCCTGCCACAAGCCTTCTCCTACTTGGATGATGAGTTCTGCCCAAGTTTGAAGGATCTCCAGTCACCACCCGTGAAGGCGGGGTTCTCCAAGGGTGATCAGCTGAGCTTTGTGTCCGACATGCTCCTGGAGAATCATGACATGGAGCTCAACTGGAACTGCGCCTTCTTCCACTCTGATGATGAAGACTATGGCGGTGGGGGGCGAGGGCGTCCCCAGTCCCCCGTGGCGGAGGAGAGCGGAGAGGACAGCTTGTGGCGATGCCTGGCTTCCGACAAAAGCCTGGAGGAGATGCTGTCGGACATGGACGTCAGCATCTTCGAAGGGCTCGTCGGCTCCACGCTGGACGGCCAGAACGTGTTGGGGGGCTGGGAGACGGGCGAGGTCACGTCCGACTCTTGCTCCACCGGAGGAGACGTGTCCACGTACTCGTCCAGCGATTCCG AGGAGGAGATCGACGTGGTGACGGTGGGGCGCAGCCCGTCCAGACAGCAGCACGaccacgacgacgacgacgatgaggaCGAGCAGCGTGTCGCTCTCCAGCGCCAACTCCACCTTGACATCCAGCTGCAGCACAATTATGCCGCGCTTCCTCCCATGTCTCCGCCGGCCTCCTCATCCAACAAGCACTcccgccatcatcatcatcaccaccactcGTCGTCGTCACGACATTTGGCGGAAactgaggacgaggaggagcggCGTCGGACTCACAACGTGATGGAGCGGCAGCGGCGCAACGAGCTGAAGAACTGCTTTGTGCGTCTGCGCGACAACGTACCAGAGTTGTCTCGCAACGACAAGGCCTCCAAGGCGGTGATCTTGAAGAAGGCCCGGGACTGCATCCACGGCCTGGAGGAGAACGACCGCCGGCTGCGTGCCAAGCGGGACCGACTGGGCGCCAAACAGGAGCAGCTCAAAGCGCGGCTGCGGCAACTCAGACGGCCGGTCCGCTGGTGA
- the LOC133162729 gene encoding transcriptional regulator Myc-2-like: MLQSFAQSPDWLCSEPLLFDEEEICQILMKDLQSPPMKEGAAGTAKPLSSGDQLSFVSDILLEDYDMHLNWNCAFIYDKEGGGGGGGPPRSPTLEEEESGEDSLWRCLASDKCPEEKLAAAVLGSSPLLSDIDGSIFEGLAGSTLDCQNLLGGQETAEVTSDYYSAGGDVSTYSSSDSEEEIDVVTVGRCSSARRQKEQEEEEERCALRRHHLEIQLQHNYAAPRPASPPPPHSSCNKRSRAHHALPSTRRHHQASWRHPAETEDEEERRRTHNVMERQRRNELKNCFVHLRDNVPELSRNDKASKVVILKKARDCIHGLEENDRRLHAKRDKLRAKQEQLKARLRQLRTLARS; encoded by the exons ATGTTGCAAAGCTTTGCCCAGTCGCCGGACTGGCTCTGCTCGGAGCCGCTGCTGTTTGACGAAGAAGAGATCTGCCAAATTCTGATGAAGGACCTGCAGTCGCCCCCCATGAAGGAGGGCGCCGCCGGGACGGCTAAGCCCCTTTCTAGCGGAGACCAACTGAGCTTCGTGTCCGACATCCTGCTGGAGGACTATGACATGCACCTCAACTGGAACTGCGCCTTCATCTACGACAAGGAGGGAGGTGGCGGGGGAGGGGGGCCGCCACGCTCCCCTAcattggaggaggaggagagcggcGAGGACAGCCTGTGGCGCTGCCTGGCATCGGACAAGTGCCCGGAGGAGAAGTTGGCAGCGGCCGTGCTAGGCTCCAGCCCGCTGCTTTCCGACATTGACGGCAGTATCTTCGAGGGGCTTGCCGGCTCCACGCTGGACTGCCAGAACCTGTTGGGGGGCCAGGAGACGGCGGAGGTCACGTCTGACTACTACTCTGCCGGAGGGGACGTGTCCACGTACTCGTCCAGCGACTCCG AGGAGGAGATCGACGTGGTGACAGTGGGGCGCTGCTCGTCGGCCCGCCGGCAGAAggagcaggaagaggaggaagagcgctGCGCTCTGCGGCGCCACCACCTGGAGATCCAGTTGCAACACAACTACGCCGCCCCCCGCCcggcctcgccgccgccgccgcattccTCGTGCAACAAACGCTCCCGCGCCCATCACGCCTTGCCGTCGACCCGCCGCCACCACCAGGCGTCGTGGCGCCACCCGGCCGAGacagaggatgaggaggagcggCGGCGCACGCACAATGTGATGGAGCGGCAGCGGCGCAACGAGCTCAAGAACTGCTTTGTGCACCTACGTGACAACGTCCCCGAGTTGTCCCGCAACGACAAGGCCTCCAAGGTGGTCATCCTGAAGAAGGCCCGGGACTGCATCCACGGCCTGGAGGAGAACGACCGTCGGCTGCACGCCAAGCGGGACAAACTGCGTGCCAAGCAGGAGCAGCTCAAAGCGCGGCTGCGGCAACTCCGGACACTCGCACGCTCGTGA